The following nucleotide sequence is from Zingiber officinale cultivar Zhangliang chromosome 10A, Zo_v1.1, whole genome shotgun sequence.
cttgcaaaatttttataactattttttatttatggtttaccctaacttaacttaggtttgatcacatcaaaaaggggggagattgttggtaccccgtggtaattttgatgtgatcaaccaagtcatgtTAGGTGCTATTAGTGTTTAacacttgtgtctaagtgtacaggagcttaggaacacaagaagtcgagcgaaagatgcagctaccgagaaggatgacacgggaagggagccgacgggctcagtgcatccgagggatgaggcattacgaaagagtacaccggtggacgagaatgaCGTGTGTGacattcaagggatgagaagccggagtggaagcctgctcgaggagaaggtcggaaattaggTTCGAATAAGTGATAACAAGTTTGTCACACTCAGaaacaaattaacaatgtatttctaccgaaccccttaactacacaataatgttgtaataacgagcctgTGATCGAACCTTGAGGAATTAGCGGGTAGGATGATAACCTAGGATTGTAcgttattcctatttttgagatttttaatatgaaaatggggggtttaacttgaatttaaatctaacaaaagtaaagcacaacaataaagaaattactctaatgcataaaagaaatctaactaggtgccaacaatcaaaccataacgcattgtcaccctacgtttTGATTAAATCGCTAACACACTTAAACAAAAAAATGAAATACAAAACACAAGTGAATCTAATCTAAGCTTAGAAATAAGTAGCAAGACATCAGAAAAACCTAATCTAAAGCACTAtttaaaaccctaatttaaaacctatccacttaacaattaaccaagcacaaattaaacacaaGTAGAGCTTCAACAATGAAATGAAATGCTAAATTActtgctaaaaacataacaaacattaaaataaatctgTGCCAAACTACAAAACagtaataaaaggaaataaaccctaaccgatccaactcacaaccaatccatacaaacttcacactcttgccgtcacacaagaatgtcaaagtcgagaacacccaactccggaCCTCAATGAAGAACCTCAGCTGCGTCTCAATTCAAGGTATACTCAacaacgccggcggaccaccttcggcgagctagaacaaccctaaacccaagaatgACTTGAAATCTGCAAATCTGATCTCTGAATCTGAATGGAAGCTATGGATGATGGTATgctgtcggatggagctcaggaacaccggaggaccacctccaagcgttgctgatgggaatcagaGTCTcagattggaggaacacctccaaatctgagatGGAACAGAGGATTGCCGAGAGACAAATTCCATCGGAGGGAACACCCTccgatggctccagaagatcgggatgagtTATTGTAGAGattatccaccgaggttgaaACTTGAGAGGATGATCGGAGAAAGAATCGGGCTCGGAATCCACCGGAAGAAGAACGCGCGACACCAAGAACAGcagaggagatcgacgaagagaAGTGTACTATAGCTTCTGGGTTTAAATCTGacccagatctgaacggacgacTGTGAGTGATTTGGAGCTTGATCTACGttgaaaaatctctaaaaatctgatccgaaggtgctgatctttctcaagggtctggatctagtctcccttaggtcggatcgaccagatcttcactggatgattcagatctgtccaatcttcgatgaacggtccataatgctccgcagcttgatcttctcgtttcaactccgattcgagcacaaattcggtccaaatagatccaaatccaatatcctttgatgcctacaaaataagaatcaattattagcatcaaataatacaaaataaaataatttgtaattaagtccaaaattgatacaatgcATAGAATacgatgtaaccatgatttaaacctatgaaatcaacatcaaaccatgcatatatgaatcaaaataatacaataaaatcatggttatcagaagGTCAAACTCACCAAAGTGATCTCGAAATGGAGCTACGGAGTCAAAACAGGAGTTGAAGGCGTCTCTGtgaccttcaggcagaaggcaccttcaaccagcaatggaaggcgccttcgaccaggcagaTTTTTCCGTTGGCAGTGGATAGACTTTTATCCACTGcgcctcactggaggcgccttccagttcTGTGGAAGGTTCCTTCCAACCACGGATAAGATTttttaggggctataaaaaaACCCCTCGACCTAGAAAATAGGTAACAACTGttatattcatttcctagctagTTTCTGAGCTTCCAATGAGTGTAAGAGACTGCTCCACCTTCAAACAAAGAGATCtttaatgtgtttacttgccttagattaacaacctccccggttgtaaccaagtaactcttttggcctcatttttttttgtttatttattctatcTCTTTttactaatctgagttaaaagtcgAGAAAAGTTTTTTTTACAGCCAGTTCACCTCCCCTCCCTCCGGCCTACCTTGCGCCAACAGGCTCACCTCCTCAATATGCAAtatctatttaggaagaaataaAGCTTGTATTATCTACTAAAAATTTGCTTCAATAGATGAGGGATAACGAGGCTTCAGAGTGAAatgaaggatttttttttttcaaatatgttAATAATATATATTGAGAGAGAAATTACTAAAAATGTGAATATAGAAACTGTCACTGaacactttaaaatttttaaagaaggCTAAATTCCTTCTGattagaaaattatatttaatatttaattgaatatatctttaaaataactttagtttttttttatttataatatattaatattaactTTGAGTATTCTATTTatctttttaattattatattttattattcaaaactaTATACCACgtctaataattattttcattACTTATTATATGGCTCCCTCCCCACCAAAGTTTAAAATTCTATATCTTTCATTAGGTGAAATATGAGATCGAACTATCTATCTCAGAACTAGTCAAATGGTAAAATCTAGATAcctaatattaaaaaaaagtgtgataaatttgaaaagaaaaaaaaatgtgtaTGTAACATtattaacaataaaaaaaacaacaatCACTAGGGAAGTTTGaattctaataaaaaatttgagaTTGACCCATAAAAAAATGATACATTATTGAACCTAGTAGTTTAAGTTTCATACTACAGGCAACTTTGAAAATAACCAAATCGCATAATTGATATCAATTAAGCCCCTTCAGCCATTCCCTTTCGCTCGCTGAATCAATTATTATAGTGTAATAATCGATTCGGTAAAGTTCTATAATCATGGACATTAACATTAATcgatttcaattaatttttttttaaaaaaaattaaaaagcctTCTATGATAAAAAATTCTCTACTCTCAATATAGtgtatcaaattgatatttgagagtatAAATATAATCAGCAGAACTAGATGAGCACATAAGACCTTGTTCcatgtcattctgagctctctaagACCATCAGTAGATTTTGGCTAAAATTAACATGAAACAAGGTCCTAAGTGCTCGTCTAGTTATCCTGATTATATCTATGCCTTCAAACATTAATTCGATACTGTATTGAGAGCAACAAATTTTTAACATGAATTGGATTTTTTGAACACATTCATGTGTAAGTACCTcaagttggttttgatgtgatcaaccgaatTAAATTAGGTCATGTgtcttttgataccttgtgtctaagtgtacaaaaacttaggaatataagaagttgagtggaagacatGGTGAGCGAGAAGCATGGCACGGGAAACAAGTCGACGAggagcttggtgcatccgagagatgaaaagctgtggaaaagtacaccgatggacgagaaggatgcaGCAAAgcattcaagggatgagaagtcggggaggaaatCTATTTGAGGAGAAGATCGGAgttggttcgggtgagctcaattcctGACGGTTGGAGCATCACCCAAAGAAACCCAAAGAAGCGCGAGGAAAAGTTAACCATTTAGAGGTTAATTAGACGGGGAGGTAGCTCCAAGCTGGTTGTTGACCTCTAAGATGGTTGGAGGTGCTCTCTCACCTCGACGAGGCACCTGGATGGAGGTTGGAGGCGCACTGATGGAAGCTGGAGGCGCAACGAAGGAGCCAAATCGGGATGTCCTACTCGGATTGTGGGCTATGAGTGTTGATGTTGACACTGTCACTTGAGCTATTTCCTCTTTctctcatgttttttttttctttctcccatGGTAAATCTGGGTTTTTTTTCCTCTTTGATTGCTATCAACCCCCGGGCTATACCTAGCGTAGGCTTGAACATAGCTTCGTCCTTGTGGAGGCACCCTCGCGCCTCTTGATggaagctggaggcaccctcgcgCCTCTCATGGAGGTGCTTTGGAGCTTCAATAGAGGTACTTCCAATGAAAAGTAACCGTTAGGCTACCGTTGAAAAGAGGATAATCTTTATCCTCTTAGAGGCATCCTAGATCCCTTtagaggcacctccaactgaTGTGAACCAATGGTAACTTTTTTCTAGGAGGCTAAAACAAGctccctagagctaggaattaaataTCAATTATTGTATTACTTTTCCTAGCTATTTCTATACTTTTAAAGCCTATAAGAGACaactccgccttcaacgaaggagtcttttctagtggagcttttttattaccttggattaacaatcatcccAATTCTAAGTAAATCTTATTGTTCTCTTACTTATTTTATGTTTAGTTCAAAGCAACTTTCTTTTCAGGGATATTCACCCCCTAGCTGGCCTACCTGGACATACATCGTGTTCCAAAAATTACAGCTCTCAATATGCCATATGGAAATATTTGAAGGCATAGATATAATAAAGAGAACTAGATGAACATAGATGATCTAATTCCATGTCATTCTGAGTTCTCTAGATCCATAAGTTGGAATGGACCTAGAAAGCTATGAATAACATGGAATCATGTCCTTTGTGTCCGTCTAGTTCTCCTATAATATCTATGTcctcaaacattatttttataCGTCATgttgagagtaataattttttaaacataaacgAACTTTTTAATATATTGATGTGTAGCAatcgattattttttttaaaaaaaataatttaaaaagttttCTATGATAAAAAAATGTATTGCTCTCAATACGGTTTATAGGattgatgtttgagggtatgAATAGTTCCATGttattctgagctctctaggtctatcaaaaGTGACTCGAAAATGGTTGATGGATCTAAAGAGCTTAGAAATGGAATAAGGTCATGTGTGCTAATCTAATTtttctgattatattcatattcTCAAATATTAATTCGATATATTGTattaaaagtaataattttttaaatataaatatcgaTTAAAATTTTTGATCGAAAGTGACGgatgaatttaaaaaatttagaatgatatgaaataaaGTTTCATGTGCTTATCTATTTCTCTTAATTatattcatattttcaaatatcaaTTCGATACTACACTATATTAAAgactttaattattttaaaaaaaaataatcaattcctacattataatttattattcatgaTTATATAATTTTATAGATTGATTGCTCCACTttagtaattaattaaaatattcaatttatatttaaaaaattaccacTCTGTACTTTAGTAATgggttaaaaaatttaatttattttacaaaaattaatacAGTTCAAAATGACATAGAACAAAATTGTATGTACTCATCTAATTCTGTTAATTACATTTATACCCTcgacaaataaaacttttaaattattttttttaaaaattaattatatatttggtttttttaaagttattgataatatgaaaattaaaatttagaaatttacggaaaaaataaaggaaaaggacGAATGCGTCACTTCGGAAGTCTCTCGAACGACTGTATGATTTCATATTAATAATCTTTTCGCATGCATTAATTTTCCTCTTCATCACACTGTTGATTAATATTTGCGTGGGATTAGTTATTAATATAGTAAATCGATTGATGATTATATAGCTAAATttgcaaaacaaaacaaaacaaaacaaaacaaaaaattaGAAAAACTTAATTGGCAAAATACGAATAATATATAACACTTTTGAAGTATTATCGACCTGAGTATAGATAAATTTAAGGGAATTTAGGCCTTGGAAGCTTCTACAGAAGACAAACACAGATTCACTCCATCGGAAATTCAATAGTAAACTTTGTAAAGAATGTTTTGTAACTCAACTGCCTGATCACAATCATCATAGCATGTTATTCTTatttaatgagaaaaaaaaagtgtCTAGTAGGGCAAACAAAAACCTTAGGCAGTTGCCTGTTTGAGATAAGCAATTAGATCCGCACGCTCTTGCGGCTTCTTCAAACCAGGAAAAACCATCTTAGTACCAGGAATATACTGCAAAGCGAAACAGTGGCGTTGGTTAATATTACATAATCAACTCCATCTATAATGGAAATAATATCAGTTATCAAGTTGTTTTGACGACGGAAGAATCATGTGCCCAAGTCTATCATGAAAAAGGTCTCTCAACTTAGTATGAATATGTCTGTAAACAAACAGACTAGAAAGACAGAAAATGATACAAACTACTAAACTAGCATATGTATACAATGATACAAACTTCTTTGAATCAGACACAAATCTAGCACGAGTAGAGTGATACACAAAACTTACTGTAAATCTTTACAATGCTAAATGATACTAGGTTAGCACTCTAACTATCAAACTAAAAAATGAAAGCTAAATCACTACCACACTTTGCAAATCCAATTATTAGGAAGATCTTGCACATATGTTGAATCCAAGTAGTTAAGGCAATGGTGGGGTTGAAATTTCAAACAAAATTCATATTCCAATTTTGTCTATATGTCAATAATAAGagttataaataaaattaagataATGATTATAGTAATGACCAACATTTATTTAAGTAGTGTTAACAGATGAGGATAGTAAAAAGAGATGGTGATAAAATGGGTAAAAAAACGAACTAAGATGGTATATAATAAAAAGCAGGAGGTGTGATCAAAGAACTTGAATAAACTAAAATCTATAGTGTAACAAccagagataaataaataaataaataaccatCTAATAAAATTAAATCTGTATTAAAAGATCTAGACAATATTTGGCATGCAATTTGGCATATTACCATTACGTGTGTGTGTATGGAGAGAGAGAGGACTCATCCTAGACAACCTGTTAATTCTAATACTAACTCTAAACAGTTTTTGTAcgaaaaaaatattacatttagcACGATAATTTTGTAATGTCACATGATTAAGCACAATTTTAAAAGCTATATATGAAGTTTGTTTTATACATCAAGGGACAGAAATTGGCATCCACGATACTGTTAGCAACATGATGCCTCATTTGCTTAGCTTTACATAGATCATGACTAATAATTCATGTTGGTAAAATGGTTTAATGTTGAAATGGtatgtatgtgtgtgtgtgtatcaGAATGCCCTGTTTACTTGAACAGAACTAGAAGGAACAAATTTTCTTACTCCCATTTCTCCAGAGGTAGTCAGGCCATTAATAAAAATGGCTACTAAATAttattcctttattttttttttctaatgatgTAATTACCACCAAATTCATAGGCAAATATTCAAAGGAGCATACTTTCTTAGGGTTAAGCAAGTAATCGTATAATGTCTTCTCCTCCCATATCACAGCCATGTTCTTGTTAGCAGCGGAGTAAGAGTAACCTGCAGTCGTCCCAGATTGTCTCCCGAAAAGTCCGTTCAAATTCGGCCCTGTAAACATAAGAGAAAAGGcaccagaaaaaaaaaaaaaaggattcaatactagaacaaaagaaaaaacgATCATAGAATAGCCCAAAAAGGAATGAAGTCCTCGCGACGAGAATCCGAGATCACAATCATGCACTTATTATGCATAATCACGTACCGACAATTTCACAAACGAAAAAAAGAGAGGTGAAAACAAGAAACAAAGCGTGATCCACAACATATATAGAACAATAGATAACCCGGTATCAAACAAGGAAAGGAACGACAAGAGTTATTTTGACAAACCTTGCTTGTGGCCGGCGCCCTTTTCCACGGTGTGGCACTGCGCGCATTTGGTCTTAAAGATCTTCTCCCCGGCCTTGAGATCGCCCGGCGGAGCTTCCCCAAACGACGCCATCGATCGATCTAGGTTGATGCTCCCCTTTCGTTTTCCCTTTTCCACTTTTCCGATCCTTTCCTCCCACACGGCAATGAGAACGGATCTTCTGCGCCCGCGTCCCCTGCGCCCTCTGCGCCCGTCGCTACACGACAAAAAAAACACGTGCTTAGCGCAAAAAAAAAGAAGCCCTCTTCTCCCGCCGAAAaagccctcttctcctctccgctTCTTCTCCAGCCGACGACGCAGAGCTCCTCTTCGCTTCTCCAGCCGACGCCAACCCTCCTCCTTCTCCGCTTCTTCTTCACGTGCTTACCTCGCGATCCCTAGCTCCCCGCCGATTCCCTCTGTGCCCCCTGCGCCCGCGTGCCCTCTTCGCCCGTCGAAGTGTCTCCTCCTCTTCGCCAGGAGGTAACAAAACAGTCAAGATTGTATCATAATGAATCATTATTAACATATGATTTTACGAGGGATAGCATATTTATTTGTGCATTTCTTAATTTTTATTAGATCAAGCTGCATCTACAACAATGCCCTGTGCAATCTATTGCTCAACCATGTTACTAAAATCCTAGATATTGGTTTTGTATCTCAGGACATGCTTGATCCTTATGTTGGAGTAGGAAACCTCAATATTTCTCTGTTTATCTTACTTGCTCATGCAAACTGCAACCTATTAATTCAAAAACCTGCATTTTGTTGTGTTATGTTACTTCTGTATATGTTCA
It contains:
- the LOC122026195 gene encoding cytochrome c-like, whose amino-acid sequence is MASFGEAPPGDLKAGEKIFKTKCAQCHTVEKGAGHKQGPNLNGLFGRQSGTTAGYSYSAANKNMAVIWEEKTLYDYLLNPKKYIPGTKMVFPGLKKPQERADLIAYLKQATA